One Ranitomeya variabilis isolate aRanVar5 chromosome 5, aRanVar5.hap1, whole genome shotgun sequence DNA window includes the following coding sequences:
- the KRR1 gene encoding KRR1 small subunit processome component homolog, with amino-acid sequence MAEDSTPPQPGGGRKRPRETKPAVNESELLTVPDGWKEEPFTKEDNPKGLLEESSFATLFPKYKEAYLKECWPLVQKALNEYFVKAELDLIEGSMTVTTTKKTYDPYIIVRARDLIKLLARSVPFEQAVRVLQDDMACDIIKIGTLVQNRERFIKRRQRLLGPKGSTLKALELLTNCYIMVQGNTVSALGPFNGLKEVRKVVLDTMKNIHPIYNIKALMIKRELAKDPELRAKSWDRFLPKFKHKNVSKRKEPKKKRIKKEYTPFPPPQPESKIDKEIESGEYFLRKSELRKKQLQDVKIKQAEAVSKRQEERNKAFIPPEEKPFKERKEVATSTKIDVNAIKEKVKKAKSKKLGALPEEVKQKLLDSDMKKKKKKK; translated from the exons ATGGCGGAGGATTCTACACCCCCGCAGCCGGGTGGCGGCAGGAAACGTCCGCGGGAAACTAAGCCAG CTGTGAATGAATCTGAACTACTTACAGTTCCTGATGGCTGGAAAGAAGAGCCTTTCACTAAAGAAGATAATCCAAAGGGGCTACTGGAGGAGAGTAGCTTTGCCACGTTGTTCCCCAAATATAAAGAAGCCTACCTCAAGGAGTGTTGGCCCCTAGTCCAGAAAGCACTGAATGAGTAT TTTGTGAAAGCAGAATTAGATTTAATTGAAGGCAGCATGACTGTTACCACTACCAAAAAGACATACGATCCTTATATTATTGTACGAGCGAGAGACTTGATAAAATTACTAGCCAGGAGTGTGCCCTTTGAACAG gctgtgagagtccTCCAAGATGACATGGCATGTGATATAATTAAAATTGGAACATTGGTTCAAAACAGAGAGAGATTTATTAAGAGGAGACAACGGCTTCTGGGACCAAAGGGATCAACTCTAAAG GCTCTGGAGCTGCTCACAAACTGCTACATAATGGTCCAGGGGAATACCGTCTCTGCCCTGGGGCCCTTTAATGGCCTTAAAGAG GTTAGGAAAGTAGTTCTGGATACTATGAAGAACATTCATCCCATTTACAACATAAAG GCTTTAATGATCAAACGAGAGTTGGCTAAAGACCCAGAATTGAGAGCTAAAAGCTGGGATCGGTTCCTGCCCAAGTTCAAGCACAAAAATGTGAGCAAGAGGAAAGAACCGAAGAAAAAAAGGATCAAGAAAGAATATACACCATTCCCGCCACCGCAGCCTGAGAGCAAG ATTGATAAGGAGATTGAAAGTGGAGAATACTTCTTGAGAAAAAGTGAGCTAAGAAAGAAGCAACTACAAGATGTGAAG ATAAAACAAGCTGAAGCAGTTTCCAAGAGGCAAGAAGAGCGAAACAAAGCATTTATCCCTCCTGAGGAGAAACCTTTTAAAGAACGAAAGGAAG TTGCAACGTCCACGAAGATTGATGTGAATGCCATTAAAGAAAAGGTGAAAAAAGCTAAAAGCAAGAAACTTGGTGCCCTCCCAGAGGAAGTGAAACAGAAACTGCTGGACTCGgacatgaagaaaaaaaagaaaaagaaatga